Part of the Candidatus Kaelpia aquatica genome, TTGACGCAACCGCTATGCACTATCAAATCTACTATCCATGTTTCAGAATTAATCTGATGTTCCTCAATCTCTTGGGGGGCCTCTTTATTAGAAAAGACTTTGATAAAATTATCCTTACTATCTTTCGCTTCATCCTTACTATAAAATATTTCAACAATCGCTTCAGCTAATATAAGCTTGGCATCACGTGCATTATTGTTTTTTATATCTTCCAGATCCAGCTTAGTAAGCAGCTCTGCATATCTTAGAATAAGACTATCAGGTATAGACATGACTTTACCGAAAATATCTTTGGCCGAATCTTCTAAAGCAATATAGTTATCTAAGCTTTTAGACATTTTCTGCGCTCCATTCGTACCCTCTAATATAGGTAAAGTAATTATAACCTGAGGGCTCTGCCCGTAATCCCGCTGAAGCTCACGTCCGACCAGAAGATTAAACTTCTGGTCTCTTCCGCCTAACTCTATATCGGATTCCAAGGCAACAGAATCATAACCTTGAATTAAAGGATAAAGAAACTCTGTTAAAGATATCGGCTTACCCTCTTTATAGCGCAGCATAAAATCATCCCTCTCGAGAATTCTAGCAATCGTATAGTGAGAGCTAAGCTCCAAGACATCTTCAAAGTTCATCTTTTCAAGCCATTCTGAGTTTAAGACAACCTTGGTCTTCTTAGGATCAAGAACCTTAAATATCTGTCTTTTATAAGTTTTTGCATTCCGCTGGGCCTCTTCCTTGGTCAGTCGAGGCCGAATCTCTTTCTGTCCGCTCGGA contains:
- the tyrS gene encoding tyrosine--tRNA ligase: MKKEMNNKVAPDEQLKIIKRGLDELITEEDLLKKLESSYASNRPLNIKAGFDPSAPDLHLGHMVLLKKLKDFQDLGHRVYFLIGDFTARIGDPSGQKEIRPRLTKEEAQRNAKTYKRQIFKVLDPKKTKVVLNSEWLEKMNFEDVLELSSHYTIARILERDDFMLRYKEGKPISLTEFLYPLIQGYDSVALESDIELGGRDQKFNLLVGRELQRDYGQSPQVIITLPILEGTNGAQKMSKSLDNYIALEDSAKDIFGKVMSIPDSLILRYAELLTKLDLEDIKNNNARDAKLILAEAIVEIFYSKDEAKDSKDNFIKVFSNKEAPQEIEEHQINSETWIVDLIVHSGCVKSNSDARRLIKQGAVTLGSSRIEDEDFQLAERGEYILKVGKHRFRKIIFKD